The region tactggaaggctactatagggtctccttggagccttctcttcctcaggctgaacaatcccaactctcacagcctgtctttgtagaagaggtgctccagccctctgatcatctttgtggccctccactgaactcactccaacaggtccatttccttcttatgttggaggctccagagctggacacagtactccaggcggggtctcaccagagcagagcagaagggcagaactTCATAGGAGAAGTTCTCcatccctctcatcatctttgtggccctcctctggactcactccaacagatccatgtccttcttgtgtttgGGCCCCTAGTGCTGGCTGCAGTACTACAggcagggtctcaccagagtggagtagaggggcagaatcacctcccttgacctgctggccacgcttcttttgatgcagcccaggatgcagttggctttctgggctgtgagcgcacattaccagctcacgttgagcttctcatcaatgaACAGCTCCacgtccttctcagcagggctgccctcaatccattctccacccagcctctatttgtgcttgggactgccctgacccacatgcagaaccttgcacttggccttgttgaacctcatgagattcacatgggcccacctctcaagcttgtccaagTCCCTcaggatggcatcccttccctccagcatgttgactgtaccacacagcttggtgtcgctggcaaacttgctgagggtgcactcaatcccactgtccatgtcgccaacaaagatgttaaacagcacctgtcCCAATACCAGCCTCTGAGGAACGTCACTGGTCGCCACtgggacatcgagctgttgactgcaatcctttgagtgcggccatccagccaattccttatccactgagtggtccatccatcaaatccatgtctttccaatttagagacaaggacatcatgcaggacagtgtcaaatgctttgcacaagtccaggtacaTGATGTCAGTTGCTTTTCCGTtgtccaccaatgctgtaacgccATTGTAGgcggccaccaaatttgtcaggcatgatttgccatgttggctgtcaccgttcacttccttattttccacgtgccttcGCACAGTCTCCAGGAGTAAccgctccatgatcttgccaggcacagaggcacggcctgtagttctctgggtcttccatttttcccctttttaaaaatgggggttacatttccccttttccagccagcgggaacttcaccagactgctgcagcttctcaaatatgatgcATAGCAGCCTAGCAGCTTCATCCGCCAGTTCTCACAGGACCCacggatgaatctcatcaggtcccatggacttgtggaccttcaggttcctcagatggtctcaaacctgatcttctcctacactgggcagttcttcattctcccagtccctgcctttgccttctgcaacttgggccaTGTGGCTAGAATACCTGCTGgtaaactgaggcaaaaaagttgttgaggatctcagccttctccatatcctgggtaaccaggtctcctgtttccatccagagagggcccacattttccctagtcttccttttatcattgGCATCCCTGATCAGATTTAACCCTATCTggactttagctttcctaacctgatcacTGGCTGCTAAGACAATTTCTTgttattcctcccaggctacctgtccttgcttccatcctctgtaaacttcctttttgtgtttgagtttgtccagaaGCTCCTCGTTCATTGATGCAGGCCGCCTCTTCATTGGGATCAATCACGCCTGAGCCTGGAGGAGGTGACCCTTGAATATTAACtggctttcttgggcccctcttccctccagggctttatgcCATGgcactctgccaagcagatccccaaagagaccaaagtctgctgtcctgaagtccaggatagcgagcttgctgtgtgccctccttcctgccctgagaatcttgaactccaccatttcatggtcactgcagccaaggctgcccttgagcttcacattccgcACCAGCCCCTctttgttggtgagaacaaggtccagcataccacctctccttgttggctcctaaTACTAATGCCCAGCTAACTTGTGAAGATATAAAAAAGGCTTTAGGATCTTTTACATGCATAAAGGAAAATATCATTCTGGAAATCAATCACCAACAGTattaaaagagttttaaattttctatccaCATTTTTAATTCCAACTGCTTCAAGGTAGCCTTCAGAAACCACCACAGAAGCTTTATTAATTCCCTCACTACAATATTAGAAGTCTTCTTATAAGTGtgcaagagtatttttttttttttaggagattGGAAGTGGAATTTAAAAGCCACTTGATATTGAATGGAAGTCCCAGGCAGTCAGGTGGCCTGAACCAATCCATCCTAACTCTGGAATGAGACACACGGATATTCACACCTTTTAATGTTATACTCAGCACAGATCCTTCCTCAAGTTTTATGTCAAGAACTGCCAATGCTTTATTTAAGATGAGCCTTATATACTATTGTGAAATTAATTTGGTTACAAACACAGAATCCTTATGCTTGTCAGGCTTCTTAATGTTACCCTACATAACTAAAATTATTTCCACACacactgttttcaaaatgcagagaagaaacaCAAATAACCAGTAATAGTTATTCTAAGGCACAAATGGAGCTCAGCACCACTCTTCACTGCATAACATTTCAAGGAGAAGGTTTTAATTACACAGTAGTGGTAAGTCACAGCTATCACGCGTAGGACATGTGGTGATACTGGGCATGACAACATTATTTCATCCCTTCtgtaatcaaacaaaaaaatcactgtagtTGTGCCATCTTATGACAAGCATATGCCTAGAATAATAGTACTCACTCTGCAACTACTACTCAGTTCCTATTAGAGGATTATAACTTGTTATTTGTAAGCATTAATGGCACGTAGACACAGTATTTAAATCTCTCTCAGGAAGTGTTAAAAATGCTAAGAACATTGCCGTGGTAGCAGACATATTATATTTAGTAAATGAACTCTGAAGTATTCTGTTGCATTAGTTAAGCATTTCACTATATTTATAATACTCgaattattttgtttgtgtaGAAAACCATCACCATCTAGAGTACAGATAACAACAGAACAGAGAGCTCGCGTTCTATTGAGGATCCTTCAGGAAGCTGTAAGTTTGAACGTTAACATAGTTAACACGTTGTTATGAATAcctcttttaaaagtaaaaagcagaGCATTCATAACAGTATTAAGTTGCTTAGTTCTTTTGTTTGAGCTCAAAAGTTATGTATGcaaaaaaatcttgtaaattGCAAGGCACACATTATatacaaatgaataaaaatacagccctaattcacattttaaaagcatctgcTTTTGTCCCTTAAACAGTAACAATACAACATATTTTgatcagaattattttatttggatTATAGCAATTAGTATAATTGATCAATAGGCCAAATCCAGGCAGAGAGCACAGAATCAATTTCACAAGGCAACAACACGGACTAGTATTTTAGCATACAAACCATTTCACTGCATTATCAAGTAGAAATATCTTCCAAACATGCATAAAAAGGCTATGCTTAATCTTTCAGAGCTCCAGGTAATACCAGATTCCtaaatatacaaaaaatacatttaacttaTAATAATCTTAGTGAATCAGACTtataaaattacaattttattctTCACAAcatagaaaaaatacaaaaatgactgTATATAGTTTTCACCCAAATTTCACTGACATAAATATACATCAAAACATATGATTTGATGTATACTCATGAAAATTTTGAGCTGAAAGATAGGTTTTAAAATGACGCTGCAGATTGGTCCACACAAATGCCAACCTTTCtactgataaataaaaaaaagctttgataGAAACATCACATTGTGTAAAATTACAATTTACCTGCACCATAACCTGCATCTTACTGTAATTTACAATATGAACATTTCTACAATTCCAGTTGTAAACTATACACTGGTAAGAACCTTGGTCTGTTAGAGGGTAATGACTAACTCAGACAAAGCTGGCATGGTAGAACATAAAGTATTGTTGCCTGAAGCAGCGCACACAACACAAAGACTGccaaagcagaaaacatgtcTGCTGCAGAAGTTTGGTGATGCTGACAGAAAACATGCAAGCCAAGTAAATagtttgtggggggaaaaaaaacaaccctctagATTTGTGACAAAGAGTACTAATCAAAGCTTCTATTATAAAGTTCACATAAACCACATTACAATGTCAGTGACAGATGAGGggaattttattcttattttaagaggaaaacacCCACATGTGTGACCAAAGTCAGTATTAGGGAAAAACCCAGAGAGTATTAGGGCATTGCACTACAGTTCTTACTCAAGATCACCTTCCAGTGATTTCCATGGAAGCTAAGCATGAAAAAGCACTGTAAGCTGAAGTGCTGGAATTCCTATACATACTAACTGCATATTCATACTTCAGAATATagtttttaaaatcaactttgcTGATAAGATTCCTTACTatcaaagcaatttctttttcttttaaaggggaagttaactctgttttcttttaaaaggctgtgGTTTATTTGCATTTATGTGGTAACCTAATATTTTCAATTAAAGTAAATATTCCATAATAAAGCTTGTTCAGTAAAGATGTTGGTTGTACGAGCCTTCTCCCTACTGGCAGCTCTATCTGCTTCTTCATAGTGCCAATGCTATCGAATACAGATCTGTACTACATCTGTCTCATCAACAGAGCTATGCATTTGTTTCATATAGGAGTATTACACAgccacttttttttctgcaaattggACAAACAAAATTGAAACCAAATCTTTCATTTGGGTACAGAAATCAAATCAAGAAAAGTTCAGGAGCCCAGCATCAATAATATCCAGTAACCTGAGTACATCAGGAAATGTGATCTTTCAGATGACATCCTTCAGAAGTACTGACACTAACTCCTTTGATAGCCAATATAAGCAAAAGGAGGTGTTCTGTTCAGAGGTGGAACTTTACACTTTTGAACAATGAGTTCAGTATAATGCAGCATTTCTCAGATCACTACAACAAAGCACCATGTAACCAAATGAAGAAATGAATTGAAATTGTTGCTCTTTGAACGCAAAGCCACTTTGAGGTTGTATATGGCCACAGCGTTTTTGATTACAGCCAACAACTGCCTCCAAAAGGTTTAAAGTAGAAGCAAAGATCATTATTGTCTCTTACCCTCTCCCTGCTTAAAAGAGTCCTGTTTGTGTTGAACAGGAAAGATGTTATACATGTTACGAGCGCTAGGAAAATACAGTCGCTTTATGATGGAACCAAAGGAAATTACTGAAGAATgcaaagtttgtttgttttttttgttttgttttttgttgttttgttttttttttggtttttttttttttttaaaatatagctcTGACAAACATAAGCGAAAATAATTGTAAATCCAGCTCTCCCCGCGTGCTAGAACAGAGAGCCCATGCCCTTAGTACTTACTGGCTATGCTCAGTGAGGGCTGCGATGCCTCAAACAAGCAACTGGGACATAGATACGGGCCACATCCGGGGGGAGGTGCTGGCATGAGACTCATATTGCAGGTACCATGGTAGTGGTCACAGCCCATTTATGCACTACATCATCAGGTTACAAGAGGGAAGCCAGAGAAGCCCTTGTGTTATTGCCTAGTGGCTCTAACTGGGTGAAGACAGGACTATTCAACTATCAATTCCTAACAGAGCAATGAGCATAACCTATATTTCCTTTTGCCCTTTCTTGGGTATCTGTTCGTTTCCCTGCTCCCTTCCATTCCTCTCCCCCGGCCCCCAGTCAACAGTTTGTTCATAACTTGGGGCACTGCTGACACAGCATTAGCGCATTCCACCTCTCcacaaaattttctcagttctttccttttctgttttacctTCTCAAGTGAAGGCTTATCTCGAGAACCCAGAGAAAGCACCTCGGAAAATTTAACTTTCTATGGTCTTTTGCTCTTTCAAAAGAGCAGATGAGGGAAGGTTCGTCCAATCTGCAAAAGCAGTATGTAACACATGAGATAATCTGCTTTCAAAGAAGGAGCTTATGACTTTGCAACATTTCAGAAGCTGAGTGCCTACAACTGCCTGCTTGGATGTGCCAGAGTGATACGCATAAGTCACTTGAGAAAAGTTAGGTTGAGGAACAAGACCCTCAAATAATTCCACAGTAGAACAAGTAGTCCTCAACACTGAAAGATGAGTGCCACTGAGACAGTGATTAGAGATgataatttaaagtaaaaaaaaaaaaagggagaactgCACCTGTTTCTGGGTGAACTGCCTCCTTATATTGTTCAGAATTGTTACTGATATCACCAGAAATATTACagttagtattattatttttttttttttaagtatttaaaaaagtaTCCAGGGATGCAGTACTTAGAggattttcagtgtttcagataAGCATTATAGCTTCTGAATTGACATTATCATTTTAGTAATCATCTTGAAGATGTTCAGAGAACACACTCTGGTCAGACACCCTACCGTTTAAATTCCTGAAGAATCACATTCTCCTCACTTCCCATAATTGGTTTCCTGTTTTTGTTCCCATCACCTTTTAAATGCACAACCTACCTTTCTAAATTCTAACACTTTGCCCAGATTACATTGTCCACTGGAGTCTCGAAATCCTAAATTATTCCAGAGCATattctttgctttcaaagcaaTACATACAGTTTCTGGCATGCAGTCAAGCACTTAAAAAAAGAGGTATCAGTAATATAATCCCAATTCAAGCATTTAATGGGTACAACTTCATCACTCATACTGCAACCTTCAGGCATTTAGTAGTAAATGAAAACCATTTAGCACATCATTTAAGGAAAAGGCTAACTGCCAAGCCATATAAAGTTTAAAAGTTTTCTGAAGCACTgcaagctgaaaaatatttccatgttttACATTGTGGAATTTCAGTGAATTCAGATTTATTGGTTACTCTTGCTAAATTATTGTTCTTTTACCTCTGACTTATTTTATCCTGGTATATTCTTTATAAATGTGCTGGGTATTGAAAATCTGCAGCATTTTGATGTTTGAAAAGTTCTGAAAGAGAGCTGGAATTACTCCGACTTCTTGTGTTCTTCAGTGTGGGAGAGCACCTTTCGCCTCTGATGTAGCATATGAAAATACAGCtgaggaaaaactgaagagaaaacagACAGTAAAGTATCAAGTGAGGCTTACGTGTCAATGCAAGATACACAGTCACATGCTCAAGGTCATCAGTtctctattaaaagaaaacatggttATCCACTTTCCACTCAAGTCATCTGCTCCCTTTTATTCTTTAAAGGGAGTAAGTGATATTGTCCTTAGGCTTCAGgtactatttattttttgctagagCAATCACATTTCTAATTAAACGTAAAATGCCTTACTTAACTCTGCATGTACAAGCAGGATGACAAAAGTTTCCCAAACTGCGCACAcataatagaaagaaaatacatcGCAGGGAGGAGAAAGTCCTTCTGAAAGAATGAAATTTCCGGATTTATTTCTTATAATTCTAGTGTCATTTTTTCAGGATCTAAGGAACTCTGTACAAACTGTTgcctctttcatttcttctctctttatccTCCatgcaaagctttttcttttcctactggTAAGGCTACATTACACAGTATGTTTGCAGAACAACAAAGCAGGGGAtagaacacacacacataaacagcaaaagctaaaatTGCCATGATAACACTAAACCTTTGCGAACCATATGAAAATTATACAAGGTCAGCGTCAGCCTAAATTTTATGAGTTATGCATGCAAAGTGTTCGTCATAAACATAGGCCAAAGTCTAGTCTAATTTGtgtactaaattttttttttcaggttagcattttttattttggctttctttACCCTGTATTTGATTTCCTGATTGTTTCCCCCCTATCGTGATACACTCCACCAGTGTTAAGGAGTGAATACAGCTATCCAGAAACGTTAACAGAATAGAGAGCTATGTCATTTCTCCAGTAGAAGTCTAAGTAATGGGGATCCATTATATGCAAAGAATTTAATGATATCTTTTCTAGCAAGATGTCAATTTTGACAGATAACTACTAAATTAGAGATTTAAAGTGAGGTAAATGGTAAGATGCAACTATCAAGAATGTAAACACCCAATTTTTAACAACAGTTTTCAAAGCTTGCTTTCCTTATGATATTAACATTCACAAAATTTCCAAGATCTTCATTGGGATCAGAAGGCATAACTCCTGCACAGGTAGCTTTTATGAATGAACAACCAAACTATGGTGCAATCAATGACTGCAATGAACACTGCTTTTCTTGTATCTCAGGAATACCACAGAAATATCTTCATGTGACAAGGTGCCTAAGACTGCTTGAGTCTAAGCAGTTGGTTCTCAGAATTAATGTACCAATTCACAAtaataatcaaaaataaaaaagtaaaaaagactgCATTTGAGTTATGCATCCAGGAAATGATAATGTATCACAAAAATACCTCGTTTCAGAGACAGCAATTTTAATGGAGAAAGCAGGCTAAAATTGTTATTTGGGTTCAATGTAGGTTCTCTCCCACTGTGTTTAGCTGTGCACAAGTCGTAATTAATACTCATGGTTATTTTGACTAAAACGAGATATTTGCTAAATGCTTCCATGTTCCTATTCCccatttcaaagcagcaaaaccaaatctTCATTCCACCTATAGGAACATCAACCAGAGATTATgtcaattcatagaatcatagaacgtgttgggttggaagggacctttaaaggtcatctagtccaaccctcctgcagtgagcagggacatcttcaactagatcaggtttctcagagcctcatcaagcctgccttgaatgtctccagggatggggcctccaccacctctctgggcaacctctgacagtgtttcaccaccctcattgtaaagaacttcttcctaatgtctaatctaaacctaccctgctctagtttaaagccattgcccctcgtcctatcgctacaagTTATTGTGATTCAAGTTAGTTCAACAGAAATGGTTCCCTACCCACTAATACAAAAGCAGTGTTCTTATTCCTGATAAAGAACTAATTTTTAAGAAGCTGTTTTGAACTTTGTTCTCCTGTctgtaaatggggaaaaaaaaccaataacgTATTTGCCAAGAACCACCACGCTTATTTCATATTCAAagtgttagaggaaaaaaaaacccctgtattaCTGTTTTGTAGGTGTTGGTAGAAAGCAATCCCTGCAGTtttagtcttgattttttttgtttaagtaattttcaaaattttgcaaaattagTTATATGTACATTAATCCCACAAttattatcttttccttttacaacttttaatattaaaaacacaCCTTAACAAACTTATACTTACTTGGAATGTAAGAGATCATAACCAGGATCAGGAATGTATAGTagtcaaaagaaaaattgtaCTTGTTAGGTAAACTAATGGAATACAAGCCAGACTGCCGGACGAAGGGTAATGCAGCATATATTGTGAGTAATTCACCTGAGACTCCCATTGGATACAATACTATAAACAAAGTGTACCTAGAACAAAACATTTATGGAAAGGATTAAGAGTTATGACAATCTCTGACAAGGAATTCGTTAAATGCTATTATGGatattcagattttaaattcTCAACTCAATATTTATTTCCCTCAGCTCTTATTTGATTAGAGCATGGCAAGTTGTGAACATTATTGCAAGGTAAGTATTCAAATCAACAGTCAGTCTGAATTATTTAAAGATCACCTCTGAGAATCTGGAAACTATTTTCAAAGCTATTcttgccccgcccccccccccgcccccaatttGTTACTTTGATTTCTGAACTCATTGGTACAGGTCATTACCTTACTTAAAATGCTTACAGATTGTTTCAAGTGCAACCCTTGGATTCAAGGGCTACTGTTAAATGTCAGTTTACTTACTGTTAAGTGTCAGtttctgatcacagaatcatgtTGTAAGTGGGACTGAGTTCAGACAAACTACTCTGTCAGCTTacaatgtgattattttttttttttttttaaccccaaagTCTGCTGGAAAGAAGCTAGGAAGTCACATTTCCAAACAGGGCAATTACCTCAGGGTAGAACCTAATTTTTTGTACTGCAACTATTTTACAAGATAAACATCCCTGTCAAATCAGTGCTTTAAGGCTATGATTTCTATTATGCCACCTACCTGGCCCATTTGATGAGATAAGGAAGATGGTTTAACAAGCTAAACGTATAAAAAGAATAGCGGATTATCTCAGTGATTGTCCAGGCCACCACAAACAACAGGACGCTATCTTCAGTTTGTACctgtaggaaagaaaacaagctcaATATCAATTCAAGTGTTACTAATTACTCACCAGACCCATGAAAATCTCAGAGAAATCAATCCCATGGGTTGCTTTACTGCATCATTTTAGAGAACAGACTCCAAGAATGAGCTTAAAAGCAACATTAgttaacaacagcaaaaaaccctTCTTATCATGCTCCATATTTTTCTAATTGCTTAAGGACAGCTCTGCTTGGTGATCAGATAATTTAAGATCGCCCATTCTATGCAAGGTAAATGAGTACAAGAAATGCCTGAAACGCTGAGAACATACCGTAACTCTTCCCATTCCTATAACAGtatcagcttttatttcagtCCTACGATTGCTTCCTAGTGCAGCGAGCAGAAAGGATGCTAACACTTGATACCTGGTTCAACTAGTCTAGCACTTGATACCTGGTTCAAACTCTATATTCTGATCCTAGTCCATGCTACTTCTGAGTAGAAGCACTGTTTTCCTCTCTATACAGATGAGAAACTGGGTCCTAAttttgagaagcagcaaaatagCTATCACCAAGAcaaaggctggagaagagaagaaacagaaactcAGATTGTCTCACCTCAGGTAAGCTTGACAACTACCTGCTTCACTGTTCCTTGCTCATTTTTCTGCTTATTGTATCCAGCATACTTCCTCTAATGTTATACTCAAGGCATTATCATGTTTCACTGCTTTACACCTCTTAGAGCTTTTACTTCAGACACACATCACTGAATCAGCTTTTACTCCCTTCATATTTTGAAGGTTAATCTTCAAAAGCATGTATTTTAACATGAATTTTTAGATTTATTAGATTTGGGAGCATAATTATGAGGTTTAAGTTTCAGACGGAGTAACACTGATGAAAAAATACATGGGGTCCCATACCCGCACTACAAACTCTTGAGAGCGCAAACATGACTTTCATGCAcacctcccccttctcccttccccttcaacaGAATTCCCAGCTGTATGAGTACCACAAGCTCAAATTCAGTGGACGGTGGGAACAAAAAGAGCTCAACCACAGgggcttgcattttcttttttcctccaactcttgaaaaaagggaaaaggaattcTGTAGGTATGGGTGGTACACTCTATTCATCTTGGGCAAAGTACACgtacaaatgaaaaaaggagcaagaaaaatgTATGGGCAATCAGAAACCTTTTAATAGGACAGGACTGATCATACATTTGCATGTAAAAATGCTCATGAGGATTATCCATAAAAAACTTTGTTACCAACtacaaaacccagaaaagatTAACACAGAAATCTTAGGATATCCTGGAATGTAAAGCTGCTGTTAATCTACATTCTGCTGTGTATAACATTTCAAGTCACTTTCATTGCATTTGGCAGCAAACGCACCTTGTCCTTTTTCACAGGAATCTCTGACAATTTGCTTACATATTAATCTCCCTTACATCgtcataaaaagaataaaatccaaaACTTATTTGAAGATTCTCAGAGAAGAGaccaaatttatttttacattgctACAGGATCCTAATCTTGTTTGGGGTCTCCTTTATAAGCAAGACAGTTCTCAACCTGGAAAAGTTAACAGCACTTCACAGATGATGCCGTTCCCATGAAGCAACATGCAACTCTACAGCTGCATCTTCTGGTCAAATCAGGAGTAGCAGCTTAGAGAGTTCATCTAAACCTATGCATCACAGACTTCAACCTGTACTTTGAAACGCCTCTTATTTCCCTAACTATGGAAGTCAGTAAAAACAACAAACGAAAATTTGTAGCTTGAAGCAGCACCCAAGAACACGAGCAAGGACAAGAAACAGTGAAGCTAACAGTGAATGATAAACATAGAAGTAGAAAATCAGGCAGTTACAATCCAGTTCTATCACAGGACTTCCTTAACACTGCCTTCTCAAGTCTAATCTTCCCCGTCTACTTTAATAATAGAACTGTGTTTAGAAGTTATTGAAACAGTTCACACCattataaaacacacacacaaccctgTTAAGGTCACTTAAAGAGTCACTGATTGTGCCTTTATAGCTTGTGTCGCTGTTTAAGGAAGAAAGGATACTGGAACTTTGTGGTAGTTTTCATACAAAAGTGACCTATACAGTTTTGAAATAGTTCCATTCTGTGCAGTAAGGAACAGAAGACTACTGTGCATCATATTTTAAGTACATTCCACAGCTCATCATTAAAAAGTTTGTTTCTTACACACTAACAGATCTGTCAGAAGTCTGTCAATATTGGAACATCTTTTTGAGGACTGACAATTTCTTCAGTACTTCAAATAAAGATGTCTGAGATGCACATTATCAAACCCCTGAGAACTGATTTACTGATTTACAAAACAGTCTCTCAGGAGGCATTCATTTAGGCACTGCTAATGCTGCATTTGTATCGTTCCTCTTCCAAGTTGAGGATAAGGAGGATAAGTACAGACAATAAACAGTAGACCCTTAATAAACCACTAGAGTCCAACACTGCCCTCAGAACtcaatttctctttcctttactttttcatACCAGCCTTTGAAGGAG is a window of Larus michahellis chromosome 7, bLarMic1.1, whole genome shotgun sequence DNA encoding:
- the HACD2 gene encoding very-long-chain (3R)-3-hydroxyacyl-CoA dehydratase 2; translation: MAASGSGGSRADNGYGSQHPRRRKGPGALATAYLVIYNVVMTAGWLVIAVGLVRAYLAKGSYHSLYYSIEKPLKFFQTGALLEILHCAFGIVPSSVVLTAFQVMSRVFLTWAVTHSVKEVQTEDSVLLFVVAWTITEIIRYSFYTFSLLNHLPYLIKWARYTLFIVLYPMGVSGELLTIYAALPFVRQSGLYSISLPNKYNFSFDYYTFLILVMISYIPIFPQLYFHMLHQRRKVLSHTEEHKKSE